In Chryseobacterium lactis, a single genomic region encodes these proteins:
- the mqo gene encoding malate dehydrogenase (quinone) gives MSQSLTSRTPKPKYDVVLIGGGIMSATLATLLHEFDPNLEIAIFERLGRFAKESTAAWNNAGTGHSAFCELNYTPEKPDGTIDISKAESIAEQFEISKQFWSYLLTKGYIHEPKDFINSCAHMSLVFGEKDAEYLKKRHDKMVESVLFSGMEFSTDHDKLREWIPLVMSKRNQSEIMAATKMDMGTDVNFGTLTRKMGRHLLEDSNVEVFLYHEVKDVDPREDGKWEMKVKDRIHNHKQEVVADFVFIGAGGYALPLLDSSDIKESEGYGGFPVSGQWLVTHNQELVEKHQAKVYTQATVDAPPMSVPHLDLRIIDGQKALLFGPFAGFSTKFLKEGSYLDLPESVNTKNLRSLFGAWWHNLPLTKYLIQQVAMTKSQRMQHLREFVKDAKEEDWELKVAGQRVQIIKKDEKEGGKLEFGTEVVVNKNGTIASLLGASPGASTAVYAMLNVLEKCFPEKLEGEWKSKLLEMVPSYGKKLAEHPELTEEVRNYTKEKLELEY, from the coding sequence ATGTCACAATCGCTTACAAGCAGAACACCGAAACCTAAATATGACGTTGTACTGATAGGCGGCGGAATCATGAGCGCCACTTTAGCAACGCTGCTTCATGAATTTGATCCAAATCTTGAAATTGCCATCTTTGAAAGACTAGGAAGGTTTGCCAAAGAAAGCACAGCAGCATGGAACAACGCCGGTACAGGCCATTCGGCTTTTTGTGAGCTAAACTATACCCCTGAAAAACCAGACGGAACGATTGATATTTCTAAGGCAGAAAGTATCGCAGAACAGTTTGAAATTTCAAAACAGTTCTGGTCTTATTTGTTGACTAAAGGATATATCCATGAACCTAAAGACTTTATCAACTCATGCGCGCACATGAGTCTTGTATTTGGTGAAAAAGATGCCGAATACCTTAAAAAACGTCATGATAAAATGGTTGAATCCGTATTGTTCTCCGGAATGGAATTCTCCACGGACCATGACAAGCTAAGAGAATGGATTCCTTTGGTGATGAGCAAAAGAAACCAATCTGAAATTATGGCGGCGACCAAAATGGATATGGGAACTGATGTTAATTTTGGAACATTAACCAGAAAAATGGGAAGACATTTACTGGAAGATTCCAATGTAGAAGTTTTCTTGTATCACGAAGTGAAAGATGTGGACCCAAGAGAAGACGGGAAGTGGGAAATGAAGGTAAAAGACAGAATTCATAACCACAAACAGGAAGTTGTTGCCGACTTTGTATTCATCGGTGCCGGTGGATACGCTCTTCCGTTATTGGATAGTTCAGATATCAAAGAGAGTGAAGGATATGGAGGTTTCCCTGTTTCCGGGCAATGGTTGGTGACTCACAATCAGGAATTGGTAGAAAAGCACCAGGCAAAAGTATACACACAGGCAACAGTAGATGCTCCGCCAATGTCTGTTCCTCACCTTGATCTTAGAATTATTGATGGCCAAAAAGCCCTTCTTTTTGGGCCTTTCGCAGGATTTTCAACAAAATTCCTGAAAGAAGGAAGTTACCTCGATTTGCCTGAAAGTGTAAATACGAAAAACTTAAGATCACTTTTCGGAGCATGGTGGCATAATCTTCCTCTTACAAAATACCTTATTCAGCAGGTGGCAATGACAAAGTCTCAGAGAATGCAGCATTTGAGAGAATTTGTTAAAGATGCAAAAGAAGAAGACTGGGAATTGAAGGTAGCCGGACAAAGAGTTCAAATCATTAAAAAAGATGAGAAAGAAGGGGGTAAACTGGAATTCGGAACTGAAGTTGTGGTGAATAAAAATGGAACGATTGCTTCCTTATTAGGGGCTTCTCCGGGGGCATCCACAGCAGTATATGCCATGTTGAATGTTCTTGAAAAATGTTTCCCTGAAAAACTGGAAGGAGAGTGGAAGAGTAAATTGCTTGAAATGGTTCCTTCTTATGGGAAAAAACTGGCAGAACACCCTGAACTCACCGAAGAAGTAAGAAATTACACAAAAGAAAAGCTGGAATTAGAATATTAA
- a CDS encoding AadS family aminoglycoside 6-adenylyltransferase, whose product MKIREEKLDQIIQWAENNPDVRVVLLTSSLVNPYAPVDDFSDLDVELVFENRKPYEEDNEWIRLFGEPISMIEEDDHVFEGKHAMKMVLYKDHVKVDFKLYQLSEFIPEIKEEILPDDWDVGYRVLIDKDDLTKEMKAPGYKSIMIQKPTEKKFEQLLNDFWWDTTYVAKCLKRGDIFYAKFMSENILRTDYLVPLIEWYIAGSHDWSNITTNKHGRLFKKYVSPELWTKIEATFSGSDIDENWTALFAFADLVHELGSSLAEQLKFTYPVKLENDVRNYLIEVQLLP is encoded by the coding sequence ATGAAAATAAGGGAAGAAAAGCTTGATCAGATTATTCAGTGGGCAGAAAATAACCCGGATGTTCGTGTTGTACTCCTCACCAGTTCTCTGGTGAATCCCTATGCCCCGGTCGATGACTTTAGCGATCTTGATGTAGAGTTGGTTTTTGAAAACAGAAAACCTTATGAAGAAGACAATGAATGGATCAGACTTTTTGGAGAACCCATTTCCATGATTGAAGAAGATGATCATGTTTTTGAAGGAAAGCATGCAATGAAAATGGTTCTATATAAAGATCATGTAAAAGTTGATTTTAAACTATATCAGCTTTCAGAGTTCATTCCTGAGATCAAAGAAGAGATACTTCCGGACGATTGGGATGTAGGTTATAGAGTGTTGATTGACAAAGATGATCTTACCAAAGAAATGAAAGCTCCGGGCTATAAATCGATTATGATTCAAAAGCCTACGGAGAAGAAATTTGAACAATTATTAAATGATTTTTGGTGGGATACAACGTATGTGGCGAAATGTCTAAAACGTGGAGATATTTTCTACGCCAAATTTATGTCTGAAAATATACTTCGTACAGATTATCTGGTTCCTTTGATCGAATGGTATATTGCAGGCTCTCATGACTGGAGTAATATAACGACCAATAAGCACGGCCGGCTTTTTAAAAAATATGTATCCCCGGAATTGTGGACTAAAATTGAAGCTACTTTCTCAGGAAGTGATATTGATGAAAATTGGACAGCTTTATTCGCCTTTGCAGATCTGGTTCATGAATTGGGCTCTTCGTTAGCAGAACAGCTTAAGTTCACCTATCCTGTAAAGCTTGAAAATGATGTCCGTAATTATCTTATTGAAGTACAATTGTTACCTTAA